gtaatatttctgggttagcagagtctgtaacctgaagcgtatgtaacccaaggtaccactgtactgggaggaGAACAGCCATACAGTTTCCACCACTTGCCGGCTTCTGATCAAAAAGTCAAGTTCAGCAAAAGAGACTATCAGCCTGAGTCAAAAGAATGAAAACACTTTTGGAACAAGGGCGATGAGGAAATAACCAAGCCAAGCCCCACACTTTCCATTCACAACTTTGCAGCTCCCCCTCAAGCCAATGTTTGCCAAGCTGTCAAGAGGTGTAAAATGTCGTGTTCTTAGTTGGCCCGGTGATGTATTTTTACAATCCATAAATCCATCACTCTCCTCAAAACTGGGACATACGAAATTGAAAGTGGCTGTTTTAGGAGTTAAGAAATCCAACTGGGAAACGCTTAAGACAGGAAAGGCAGGAAAATCCAGAGGTCTGTTTTCTCCGACTCTCCCGGAGATTCTATCTATAGCCTTTGGCATGTCACATGTTGTGACAATGATTGCCTCGACTGGCTTGTTCCTTAACCTTTCTTTTGATTCCCCAGTTGTTGTGTTGCACTGTATCAGTGTCGTTCTATTTCACCTATGCATTTAGTGTCATGATGCTTTGAAAAGACCCCCTCTGCCCCAAGGGGCTTGCAATTGAAAATAAACACTCTTGATTTTGCAGGAAATGTATTGCTTGGAGTTGCtttgatataaaataaatgtgcttattaaaaataaaaaatatacacaAGGAAAcgacagagagagaggggaatggaggagggggtggaCAAGGGGAGAATGGGCATATATTTTAAAGTTCatccagtgcacatttaaagcacaagtcTTCCCACACAGAAACCTGGGGGGGTGTAGTTTCCCCAAGATGTTCGCTCATTCATTCCCTTGCTCCTCTGCATTTACAGAATCTCAGAGTCCGCACAACCGGAGGCACAGAGTTTTTCACCCGCTCGGCCACAAAGTTTAAGGGCGCTTTGGCACAGAAGTTCATGTTTGTGGATGGAGACAAAGCCATGAGTGGCTCCTACAGGTACGTGGACTTCCTAGACACTGCCCTTTAGAGGCCAGCTGAGAATCTGCTGCTCTGCCCGCAGTTTTTGATGAGGAATTCAGTGCCGTGTGAAAccagacagctcagttggtacatcgtgagactcttaatctcagggtcatggtttCGAGAACCCCgccttgggcaaaaaaattcctgcattgaagggggttggactagatgacccgcacggtcccttccaactctacagcggACACAAATGCAAAAATTCACACAGCCTCTTTCATTCCGTCAGGCCCTTCAATAGTTTAAGCAGAAGCGgttcatgggggtgggggcagagcttgggaccagtttacttgggGGGGTCACCTTGCCCCAAATAGGCCCACTCAACTGCTTCAACCTGAGGAACAGACAAGTCACAGGTGCCACATACTTTGTTAGGACGTGGAAACtctttgcaacattttgttgcacatcCCACTTGTATTCCACTGCTTCCACTGATGCAGTGTATTGACCCCTGCAGCCAATACACCAATCCCCATCTTCATCTAAGTCCTATTTGCATGGCCAGCAACTAACATCAAAATTCCGCTTTGGCTGTTGCTGTCAATAGGAAAGTGGCCTAGAAATATTTGTAATGTGTtagaataaatacacacacacacacacacacacacggtgccgCATCACTGACTGTTATGCTTTCCATACCAGAAAACAAAAAGTCAAGACCAAAAGTGGGCATCTAGAGGCGAGCAATAATTAGCATAAATCCTCCATCCAGGTTCTTATTATCTGGTTGACATTTTGATTACATTTTTTTCCATTGTTATCGCAAATGTGATTGCAATTTTTGTTCAGTTTTGATGATTATATCagttctttgtttattatcatgaAATTCTTTGGGCCTCAGATggctggaaggaggcaggcaagtgAAGAGTTTTAGAAATTAATTAGGGGGGGTCTGTTTTCAGGACAGAGCAGAATTGGATGAGCCTACAAATTCACACACTATTGTATGATTTTTATTCTTCAGAACTATGCCTTTATGACGGCTGCATTCACATGCAATGCTAAGCCATCGTTtgttttaaccatggtttgttccaCAAACCATGAATAATCTCAAAGACTGGGTATAACTTCTACAAAGCTTGGTTTGTTTCCCAGCTGATCTTGTcttgagcctctgtagctcagcgAGCATCTGAGACAGGGTGTCTCAGATATTAGGGGATAATATCAAATCTGATTTAAAGCCATGGTTTGTAGGACAGCTTCACACCATGGTTTATTGCCATGAAAACAAACCATCATTGGTCTGCTGGGCTGGGATTGTGCATTCCAGCAAACCCACAGTTCCCATAGTTAGatgaaaacaaaccatggtttgccattgAGTGCAAACTAGGCCATTGGGAGGCAGATTTTAGCAGATCTTTTGTTTTCATCTAAATACAGGAAGGGGCAGGCACCAAGTCCTTAATAACTCCTGTATCTGTTCCTACCCAGCTTCACCTGGTCTGCTGCGAGAACCGACAGGAACATCATCTCGGTCCTCACAGGACAGGTGGTTGAGGCATTTGACAAACAGTTCCAGGAGCTGTACCTCATGTCTCGGGGGGTCAGCCTGAAATCTATCCCCATGGAAGAGGAGCCGGAACCAGAGCCTTTCATCCTACCCACTCTCACCCCCGTGAACCCAGCCGTGGTGAAGAAAATGTTCAACCCCAAGTACGCCCTCGTCAAGGCGAAGAGCGCCGAGCAGATTAACAACAGCAAGGCCAGCAGCGACAAGAACGTTGCTGAGCAGCAGAAGGCCGAAGCGAAGAAGAAAGCCATCCCGGAGGCTCGGGTATCCGAGAGGCCCAGCGACATCGTTGAGACAGCGCCGCCTATTCACCCGGGTCTCCTCAACCTGGAGAAAGCCAACATGTTTGAATACCTGCCAACTTGGGTTGAACCTGACCCAGAACCTGGGAGCGAGATATTGGGCTACATCAACATTATCGACCCCAAAATCAAGAACATCCAGCTGTCGCAGATGAACCGCATCAAGGTGTGTGACGTCTCAAAAGCCAACGCCCAGCACAAGAAGATGCTCAGGCAAAAATCTCAAGAGGCTAAAAGAGGCCATGACAACCAGCCTGCCGCGACGCCTTGCCAGCAGCTCGATGCCACCGCTGCCCCGGCCCAAACCCAAGAGGCCTGTCCGAACCCCACAGCCAGCCCCACGGAAAAGACTCCAGGGAACTCGAGGAATGGAGAGACATTCGCCACTCTGGCCAACAGTCAGCACTTGAAGCAGCCGCTGGACGCACAAACTCAAGGCCAAGGGGACAGCAAGGGCGCTGCGCCCCCAGTCCCCAAACCACGGACAGTCCACGTGACGGACTTGATCTCCGCGAAAGCTGTATGTGCCGAGGACAGGGCTGCTTCAGCAGAGGACACCCAAACTCAGCATCCGGGGACCGGGCCACCAGACGCAAGGCAGAATGAGAGTCCCGAACAGGGTCCCAATGGAAGGAGCAGCTGCAAACTCAGTCGGCAGGCGTCCATCTATGAGGAAGTAGCCCCCTTCCCCGTGAACGGGGTTCAAGGGGGCGAGgccgaggaggaagaggaagaggaggactaTGTGACGTTAAGCGACCACGAGAGCCTGTCGGGCAGCTCCGCCACCAACCACAGCCACCTCCACTCCGACGCGTCCTCCGTCTCCGATGAATACTGCAAGGGGAGGCGGCCCTGTGGGCCTCTGCGGAGGACCAATTCTGACTTCCTACCCAACGGAGGCGGCCACAGCCCTCAGCACCACCCAGACTTTCAGAGGAAGCTGAGTGAGCCCTACATGAGTCGCAGCACCTTCCCCAGTCCTCTGGGGAGCCCCCAGCCGCTGCTAAGCCTGGGGTTGGCCAGCCAGATGAGGAGGAGAAGCGACAGCGTGGAGGAGATTAGGTGTGTTTTGGGAAGGGACCGTAATCCGCATGCTTTGCCCGACGGCTACAATACCTGTCTGAGCAATGCTCCACAGGTAGGATTATCTGTTGTACCCTTTTACACTTAGCTTGTTGTAAAGTTCTGTAACGTAACAAGAGATGGCACGAAGCACAGCTGAGAGCTAATATAGGTCAAACCTATATAGGATCAAACCTGTAATAATATAGCTTTGATCCCAATGCATGATTGCTGTGCTAATGACTGCGACTGTCACCTGATAATCTGTATTTTTCACTGGGTGGGGCAGATGGGAGGAAGGCACCGGGTTCTGGAGGTGGGAACTCTGGCGTAAGAGACGCCAAGACAGTCATTCAAAGATCTTGGCCAAAAAGCTGGTTTGGTTGTGCATTCCAAAATGGTAGACGACTCAGAGAACTATGGTCACATTCACATAAtacatttaaaactttaaaacagttgtggtttcccccaaagaattctgggagctgcggtTTTTTTAAAAGCGTGCTGCAGCTTGTTCGGAAACCCCTGTTCccttcctcacagagctacaattcccagagttctctaagGAGAAGCATTGGCCTGTTAATCCCTCTGGTAGTTCTGCTGGGGAGGAATACAAGAGGTgccctaaaaactctcagcatccttaaacgacacttcccatgattcttcaAAGGAAACCACAATTGTTTAAAGTGAAAGGATACTTCAAACGGATAGAGCACATGGGGCCTAACACTGGGTGCAAGTGAGAGCGATCTCAGATCTCCAAACGCTGGTTCTTATGCAGCCGTAACAAAACTACGCACTGACAAGAGAGAGATATCGGCACCCTGACAAATAAATACTTAGAAAAACAAGTctttggggggtgaggggagagggggagagggtgccAACCAAAGGACTGAGCACCCACTTTCAGTGGCTGTTGCTGGGTAGAGGTGGAGCGAGACAGAACACCAGGTGGAAGAGAAAACGGGATGGAGCTCTTTAAGAAGGAGGACTCaccgctgcaacattttgttgcaggccccacACGTAATCATTTAATTTCATATCGCCAGAGGCGATACGTCTGCCAGACTCTGACATTTTAACACGGCCTCCGCTCCTCccaaactgctgcattttgagGGGAAGCTGATCCGTGTTAGGAAATCGGAGGAACAGCCCCAGGCCTGCAGGATCTCAGGCCTCTGCCATCCCAAATTACGGCAGCCTCTTTGGCACCTGAGCGAGAGCAGTGTGTGTGGATTTTGCCACCTATGCAAAGCGGAGTGAGGCATGGCCCGGCCTGCCCACGAAAACACACCCTTCTTAAGCTGCGTCGCTGTCTTTCCTTGTTCCAAACGCGGTCATCAAAAGCATAAATGCCTGGGCGCATTCTCACACGAGAGGAGCGTCACAAACACGCTATAAAACAGGGAGGGCGGCGTCTGTTCGTCAACATTGCAACGGCTGGCTTTGTGGGATTTGCAAACAGGCTAAGTAAGCTGCAGCCTAGAGCCTCAGATAGCAAGGGGCCTCTCAATAAATTTTATTTGGCTAAATTTCAGGTTTTGCCCAGCCGGCAAGAAATAAATAGCCTCATggcaagttacatatttttgCCGAGTTGTACGTTTCCAGTTGCATCCTCGCCTACGTATGTGTATAAATGGAAATATAAAACTTCATTATTTCTATTTTCATTGTTCTTCCTGTTAGAATAAtacacatttttgggggggggtatcgaTCGCTATGGGGTCTTTTACATTTGGCGTAGCTTAACGAGGAAGATGCTTGTAAAAAAATAAGTCCATATtgttcaaaactgcatacaaaaatctgTTTATTAAGAAAAActcgcactaaaatgctgattggttttcatgaggattctaatttttttccccttaaagaAATAGGAATTGCGGACTGTTGCGGAAATATGTGGGAACTGATTTTAAGACGGGGGAAACGAGAAACGGAGAGCGCCTAAATTGCCAGATCTATCCATCCATATATAGGTTGcacccttacttctgagtagctgcTTAGGAGGCTTGCAAGCCGTGGGTGATGTAAGAACATAGTTCTCTGGATGAAATAAAACTTATCTGAGCCAAGCACAACACATTATCTGCCTGCGCTTGGCCACTTAAGATGCTGATGATACTTTCAACTCGCCTTCCCTCTCCCAGGGGCCGGTTGACTTTTGCAAGGCTGGGCGTGCCGATGCCTTTGAAGTCTTGACACAGCCGCGTCCCCTGACCTGGCATGCTATTATTGACTGGGTCAGACTGGTTTCTGTTACGCTTGCAAGGCGCTTAAACAGGCCAGGTGTTTCGGGCTGCTCTGATGAGCTGCCCGTTGCCACTGAGAGCTCAGAGGCCCTTTCAAAATCGCCTCTGATGCAAACCCTACCAAACAGAGGTGCCAGTTCTCCAGGACTGGCCGAAAGCCCCTGAGGTTTGCCTGGCCCCCTCCAGGTGGCAAGGGAAGAACTTGAATCTCCAGGCGAGCAAGGGTCCCTCTAATACTGAAAACTGATTAAGAAGACGATGTGTGCAGCATGCAAGCTTCAGCCTGGAAAGACCTGGCTGCAAATTATTGTATggactctcctctcctctcccaattaacttccGTCTCCAGGGCTCAGTGGTGGGAGGGAGTGCAGAGGAAGGATAACCAGGATCTGCCCCATGACATCACCAGCACCCACACCCTATGTGTCAGGTTTGAGGTCTGAAATCCTAGAGTCTGGGGTGCTCCTGACCTGCCAACGCTACTATGAAATCAATTCCCTTTCGTTGTCTGCTTTCTTCATTGCTTCCATTTCTTTGCAATATAATCTTCTTGCTGCCATAATCATATATGAGGTTATCACCTCATGTTCCACTGAACCCTCCCTGTTACTTAAGAAGAAGAACACTGGGACAACACGAAGCcccccttttatatattttttaaaagtaaaataaaacttgTTGCTGTTGAACTTCCAACAAATatccttccccacacctgcttttaAAAAGGAGACTGGGCGAGCTCACGGAGGGTGGAtttatccatggctactagtccTGGTGGCTCAATGGAACCTCCAAGTCCAGGGAAAGGCTACCTCAGAGTAACAGTTGATGGGCAGAGGCAAGAGAAAAAGAGGCCTGTTGCCTCCGTGACAGCTCCTCCTTCCGTGGTGCCTCAGGAGTATTAGAAAACTGTAAGGATTGGGTCCCTGAGTTTCCTTCTTGGGGGTTATTGCAGCTTACCTGGATACAGGATCCTGCTTATCATTCCAGGCATGATGATGACAACCATGGGAAGCATTTTTAAATAGCTGGCTAGGATGGATCCGGCCTTGGCATGATTGAGGTTCTTTGCTGAGAGAGACCTCTGGACAATGAcctatgagaaagagagagagaaaaggatgtaccgtatttttcgctctataggacacacccgaccataggacgcaccttgttttagagggggagaacaaggaaaaaaaattctccccctctctgctcagcgccccttcagcaaagcggcaggagaaacggagccccttccatttctcctcctgcttcactgaaggggcactgcacagctctccctctctgctgaagccaggagagtcttgctctcctggcttcagcaagccttcggagcgcagtgcgagttcccgctgtgctccaaaggcttcaggcggctatccctgaagcctggagagcgagagggatcagtgcgcaccgacccctcccgctctccaggctttagcgAAAGCAACGTGTAgcctccctctgcgcttcagaggctttgcgttgctatcactgaagccaaggagcctgcattcgctccataggacgcacacacatttccccttaatttttggaggggaaaaggtgtgtcctatagagcgaaaaatacggtacctcacgGATTGGGAATCCTTTCCAGcataagggccacattcccttctctgCAGCCTTCTGAGGGCCGCTTGCCAGTGGCACCCAAAGCAACACATGCTGATTTTCCCTTTcaacagcaggctagtttctatacattttaagATGGTGCCCATCAACTGCAATTACTATTAATTTTTCCATCAAAAATCTACTACCAAATCAAGGAGGACACCTGCTTTAATCAAAAGGTTGTTTGATAAAAATCAAAGCATCTATCCAATTGCACACTGCAGCCTTAATTAATTGTCATCAAAGCTGCGGGTCTTGTATGCAAGTAGCTACCTACGGTCGATTCCCTTAATTCTTTCCCACAAAGGTGGCTGGCATTGTAGGCAAGAGAGACTTAACCATAGCATCCCATTATTTATTCAATAGGGCTGATTGTATGTTTTATAAAACCAATATAGGCAGGGCTAAATAACACTTGGCACGAAGCATTTTAAATTATGCTCTAGTACAATAGGAAAAAAAGCTAGAAAATTGATTTTTTGAAATGTAGCCACTGGAAGTTCGTATTTTCAGGAAGCTGAATCCTGCATTTTTtgacaactaattctagttttttggggggggggttgtttgtttttgctgcactTCAATAGAATTGCAGGATGCACACAATCCTCTCCCATGCTCATCTCGCATTAATTCAGAAAGGGCTGAGATCTTGGGAACCCCCAGATCATTGTTTACAAGCCAACGTCCAGAAAAATGATTCAAATTTCA
The nucleotide sequence above comes from Podarcis raffonei isolate rPodRaf1 chromosome 14, rPodRaf1.pri, whole genome shotgun sequence. Encoded proteins:
- the FAM83G gene encoding protein FAM83G; translated protein: MAFSQVQCLDDSHVNWRSSESKPEFFYSEEQRLALEALASKGPDAFYEVLKKENIRDFLSELELKKILDTLETYDPGSEFIPRGHDGGVDLSSQNGEQDQVPSLEYWPQRSDRSIPQLDLGWPETIAYRGVTRATVYMQPPIDCQPHIKEVVRKMIFQAQKVVAVVMDMFTDVDIFKDLLDAGFKRKVGIYIILDETNLKYFLQMCERAQMHAGHLKNLRVRTTGGTEFFTRSATKFKGALAQKFMFVDGDKAMSGSYSFTWSAARTDRNIISVLTGQVVEAFDKQFQELYLMSRGVSLKSIPMEEEPEPEPFILPTLTPVNPAVVKKMFNPKYALVKAKSAEQINNSKASSDKNVAEQQKAEAKKKAIPEARVSERPSDIVETAPPIHPGLLNLEKANMFEYLPTWVEPDPEPGSEILGYINIIDPKIKNIQLSQMNRIKVCDVSKANAQHKKMLRQKSQEAKRGHDNQPAATPCQQLDATAAPAQTQEACPNPTASPTEKTPGNSRNGETFATLANSQHLKQPLDAQTQGQGDSKGAAPPVPKPRTVHVTDLISAKAVCAEDRAASAEDTQTQHPGTGPPDARQNESPEQGPNGRSSCKLSRQASIYEEVAPFPVNGVQGGEAEEEEEEEDYVTLSDHESLSGSSATNHSHLHSDASSVSDEYCKGRRPCGPLRRTNSDFLPNGGGHSPQHHPDFQRKLSEPYMSRSTFPSPLGSPQPLLSLGLASQMRRRSDSVEEIRCVLGRDRNPHALPDGYNTCLSNAPQGPQLLCYGSRVQMSVGRGKSGSPHQKTPGDGKYQEDGSRAKKQPPSPAGQPYWQSKGFSTSKNTQAGRFSQGRSSPSRAVSTPEAQRAAEEIRTPFGIPLSKLSESKHLKNKVSPWSDAKRRQPGASNHKEQ